In the genome of Microbacterium paraoxydans, the window GGGGAGCAGCTCGACCTCGAGGACGGTCGGCTCCTCGTCGTCGACCCGAGCGACCGTCACGGTCCAGTACCAGCCCGGGTAGCCGGGGAGACGGTTCTCGAACCGCAGCGAGACGGATCCGTCGTCCTCCGGCGTGAAACCCGCAGCCGGCCCGATCGTGGCGGCGGGAGTGATCTCACGCAGTGCGGAGAGCGCGAGGTCATGCGCCTCGATGAGACGCGCGTCGGCGTCAGGCTTCGAGGTCATCGGCGACCTTGCGCAGGACGGCCGCGATCTTGCGACCATGGCTGGAGGAAGGGTAGCGGCCGCGGCGCAGATCGCCGCCGATGCCATCGAGGAGCTTCACGAGGTCCTCGATGATGATCGCCATGTCGTCGGCGGGCTTGCGCTTCGCCTTCGCCAGGCTGGGCGGCGCTTCGAGCACGCGCACCGACAGTGCCTGGAGGCCGCGCTTGCCGTCGGCCACGCCGAACTCCACGCGTGCACCGGCCTTCACGGCGGTGCCTGCCGGCATCGCGGAGGCGTGCAGGAAGACGTCCTGGCCGTCATCGCTGGCGATGAAGCCGAAACCCTTGTCTTCGTCGTAGAACCTGACCTTGCCGGTGGGCATGGGAGAACCTCGCTGGATCGAATGCTGACGGAGCGCGCTCGTGCGCGTGCCCCCAGCCTACCGGTCACGCGCGGAACGGAACCGCTCCCGCGCGTGCGAGTAGGCTGGGGCCGATGAGTACGCAGAGTCCCGGACCGGAGGTCCCCATCCGTCGGATCGACCGCATCCTGGCGTTCACCGCGCTCGGCATCGCGGCCGCCTCGGTGATCTGCTTCTTCGTCATCATCATCGGCACGGCGCTCGGCATGGACCGGGCCGCGTTCGGCGAAGGCCTCTGGCCGGTGATCGCGGCGATCCCGTACTGGGGCCTGCCTCTCGCCTTCATCATGATCATCGTGCTGCTGGTGATGAGCTTCGTGCGGAAGGGCCGCGCCGAGTCGCGTCGTTGAGGCCGCATCGATGAGCACGCACGCACGCCCGTTGGCCGACGACCTGGCTGCGGCGAGCGATGACGAGCTGACGGCGCTGCTGTCCGCGCGCGGCGTGCGTCCCGACGCCACCTGGCAGGATCTCTTCGACGCCGCGGAGGCCCTGTTGGAGCCCTCGTCGATCGGCCGCGTGCTCCCGACCCTCACCGTCGCGGAGGCCGCCGCGCTCGTCGATGCTGCGAAGGGAGGCGACGCCGGCGCCGGGCGTGAGCGCCTGACGGCACTCGCCCTGCTCCGCCCCGACGGCACGCCGCATCCGCCGGTCGCCGACGCCGTCGCCGGAAGACCACGACCTGCTCCGCTCGATGAGACGCCCGCACCGGCCGCGGAGGAATCCGCGGCCGCGCACGCCGCCGAGCGGGCGTTCACCACTGTCGGCGTGCTCGCCGATATCCTCCTGCTCGCCAGAGAGCAGCCGTTCGCGCTTCTCATGGGCGGGGCGGTGAGCGCAGGTCAGAAGCGCCAGCTCGCCGAGGCGGGTCTCGCCGTCGAGAGCGTGGACCCGCTGGTTGCTCTCGCCGTGCGAGCCGGCCTGGCCACCCCGGTCGAGCGACTGCTGCGCACCACACCCGCAGCAGAGGAATGGCTTCGCTCCCCCGCTCCCGCCCGCTGGGGCCTCCTGGCCACGACCTTCCGCGACACCCTCCCTCCTGGGATCCGCACCGCGACGGGCGGCTGGCTGCCACCCGGCCAATGGCCTCTGGCCCACCCGTGGGACCCGGCCTGGCCGGAAGAGGCAGCGCGGCAGCTCGAGGCCGCTCGTCTGCTCGGCCTCATCGCCGAGGACGGCTCCGAGCCCCCGTGGTCTGCGCCGTTGCGAAGCGGTGCAGCTGCGGACCCTTCGCCCTTGTCGATACTCCTGCCCGCGGAGGTCGATCGGATCTTCCTGCAGAACGACCTCACGGCGATCGCCCCCGGTCCGCTGCAACCCGCACTGGACGTGCGCCTACGCACCATGGCCCGTCGGGAGTCCGCCTCCCAGGCCTCGTCGTACCGGTTCACGGCGGAGTCCGTCGCGCACGCCTTCGCCGCGGGAGAGGACGAGGCGTCGATCCTGGAGTTCCTCGGGGGGATCTCGCTCACGGGCATCCCGCAGCCCCTGGGCTACCTTGTCGCGCAGACCGCGCAGCGTCACGGGCTCGTACGGGTCTCGGTGGACGACGAGACCGGACGCACACGGGTGGAGAGCGCTGATGCGCACCTCCTCGAGGCCATGGCGGTCGACCAGTCGCTGCGCCCTCTCGGGCTCGCCGTGCACGGGGGATCGCTGACGACCAAAGTCGGGCAGGACACCGTCTACTGGGCGCTGACCGACGCCCGGTATCCGGCGACGCTCGTCGATCGCGACGGGACCGTCGCGGTGCGCACACGCCATCCGGCCGCCGTGCCGGATCCCCCCTCCGACCCCGACTACGGACCGCTGATCGCCCGATTGCGCGAACGCCAGGGTCCTGACGCGGACGCCGCGTGGCTGGACAGGGAACTGGAGGCGGCCGTGCGCGCGAAGGCCGTGCTGCGGGTGACGGTCGGCATGCCGGACGGTTCCACCAGGGACCTCCTCCTCGAAGCCACCGGGATCGGCGGTGGGCGACTGCGGGGGAGGGACAGGGCAGCTGACGTCGAGCGCACCCTGCCCGTGTCGAGCATCCGTGCCGCCACCGTCGTCCCGACCTAGGCCCCGGGCAGCCAGGGGCCGGTAGACTGGTCAGCTATGTCTGATGGCCCCCTGATCGTCCAGAGCGACCGCACCGTGCTCCTCGAGGTCGCCCACGCCGACGCCGAGAGCGCCCGCCACGAGCTCGCGATCTTCGCCGAGCTGGAGCGCGCGCCCGAGCACATCCACACGTACCGGATCACGCGGCTCGGTCTGTGGAACGCCCGCGCGGCCGGGCACACCGCTGAGGACATGCTGGAGACGCTCGACCGCTGGTCGCGCTTCCCCGTGCCGCCCTCGGTCGCGGTCGACCTGCGCGAGACGGTCAACCGGTACGGGCGCCTGGTCATCGAGCGCGACGACGAGGGCGTGCTCATCCTGCGTTCGACCGATCCCGCCGTGCTGGCCCAGGTCGCGAACAACAAGCGCATCCAGCCGCTGCTCATCGGGCACCCCACGCCGGAGACCTTCGTCGTCGACGCGTGGGCCCGCGGACAGATCAAGCAGGAGCTGCTGAAGATCGGCTGGCCGGCCGAAGACCTGGCCGGCTACACCCCCGGCACGCCCCACGAGATCGAGCTGGCCGAGGACGGCTGGACCATCCGCCCGTACCAGCAGGACGCCGTCGACGCCTTCTCGAAGGACGGCTCGGGTGTGGTCGTGCTCCCCTGTGGCGCAGGCAAGACGATCGTGGGCGCCGGGGCCATGGCGGCGACCAAGACGACGACGCTCATCCTCGTGACGAACACGGTGTCCGCACGGCAGTGGCGGGACGAGCTGCTCAAGCGCACCAGCCTCACACCCGAGGAGATCGGCGAGTACTCCGGGCAGGCCAAGGAGGTCAAGCCCGTCACGATCGCGACGTACCAGATCCTCACGGCGAAGCGGAAGGGCGAGTACGCGCACCTCGCACTCCTCGACGCCCTGGACTGGGGCCTCATCGTGTACGACGAGGTGCACCTGCTGCCCGCCCCGGTGTTCAAGCTCACCGCCGACCTGCAGGCGCGGCGCCGGATCGGCCTCACCGCGACCCTGGTCCGCGAGGACGGCCGCGAGGGTGACGTGTTCAGTCTCATCGGCCCCAAGCGCTTCGACGCCCCCTGGAAGCAGATCGAGGCGCAGGGGTTCATCTCCCCCGCTGCCTGCTTCGAGGTGCGGGTCGACCTCCCCCCGGCGGACCGCCTGGAGTACGCGGCGGCGACAGACGATGAGCGCTACCGGCTCGCGGCCTCCGCCCCGGCGAAGATCGATGCGGTGCGCGAGTTGATCGCGGCCCACCAGGGCGAGCAGATCCTCGTCATCGGCCAGTATCTCGACCAGCTCGACGCGCTCTCGCAGGCGCTCGACGCCCCGCAGATCACCGGGTCCACCCCGGTCGAGGAGCGCGAGGAGCTGTACCGGGCGTTCCGCGAGGGCGACATCTCGCTGCTCGTGGTCTCGAAGGTCGCGAACTTCTCCATCGACCTCCCCGAGGCATCGGTGGCCATCCAGGTGTCCGGCTCGTTCGGCTCGCGGCAGGAGGAGGCCCAGCGACTCGGGCGGCTGCTCCGCCCCAAGCAGTCCGGCCACACCGCGAGCTTCTACACGCTCGTGGCCCGCGACACGATCGACCAGGACTACGCGCAGAACCGGCAGCGGTTCCTCGCGGAGCAGGGGTACAGCTACACGATCATGGACGCCGAGGCGATCGCCGCCTGAACAGGGTCGCGGCGCTCAGCCGTGCATCCTCGGCGGCAGGAGGTGCGTCCCGCGGGCGACGGCTGACGCGGTCCGGGTGATCCCTCTCCGGCGCGCCCAGCGGTCTGCGACGACGGCGAAGACGAGCATCGCCGCGGCCGAGCCCAGGAGATCCACCGGCGTCCCCGAAGTGGCGTTCGCGTCGACCACGGCGACGGAGCCGAGCAGGAAGATCATCAGGTTGTTCACGATGTGCAGCGCGATCGCCGCCTCCAGCCCGCCCGTCCGCCACGTGAGCCAGGCGGCGACGACGGCGAAGAGGCCGACGCTCGCCGCACCCCAGATGTCGTAGCCGTGCCCCAGCACGAACAGCGGCACCGGCAGCAGGATCGCGAAGGCGGGGTGCCGGAGCCAGGTCCCGACGAGCTGCATGAGATAGCCGCGGAAGACGTACTCCTCCGCGGCGGCCTGGAACGGGATCAGCACGAGCAGCAGCACCACCATGAGCAGGAGCCCCGGGTGCGAGAAGTCCGGCGTCACCGCATCGCCGAGCGCCGCCGACCAGCCGAGCACCACGGCGAAGTAGACGACGAACACCGCGAACGCCAGCCCGAGGGTCCGACCGAGCCAGTCCATCCGCAGCCGCCCGGCGACCGAGGACAGCAGGCCGACGCCTCGTCCCTGGACGACCCGCGAGGCCAGCAGCAGCGCCGGGATCATGAGGATGAGCGGCAGCACGAGCGCCACCAGGAGCCATGGACGATCGAGCTGGAAGTAGGCGGTGGTGCGGAAGAGCATCTGCAGCTCCGCTCCCCATTCCGGGACGAGGGCCGCCACGATCACGAGCGGCACGATCACCAGGACGAGGATCGCGAGGTAGAACGCGATGCCCAGGAGTCCGGTGAGCAGCGGCTTCCACCAGCGGGGGCGCGGACGGAGGAGCGCCAGACGGTGGTACTCGACCCCGCGAGCGGACACCTCCGACGAGGGGGCGGACGGGGAGACGGGGGCGACGGTGGCGTCCTCGATCGAACTCATGCCTCGATCCTCCCCCGGACGGCTGTGCGGCACATCCACCGGCCGACGGATGGACCGCATCCACGCCGTTCCGCAGGATAATCAGCCCGCGCATGGCCGAAGTCACCATAATGGGGTCATGACTGCTGCGCGCATCCTGGTCGTCGACGACGAGCCCAACATCCGCGACCTGCTTTCCACGGGTCTCAGCTTCGCCGGGTTCCAGGTGAAGACGGTGGCCAACGGCGCCGCCACGATCTCCGCCGTCCTCGAGGAGGAGCCGGACCTCATCATCCTCGACGTCATGCTCCCCGACATGAACGGGTTCAGCGTGACCAAGCGCCTCCGCGGCGCCGGATTCACCGCCCCCATCCTCTTCCTCACGGCCAAGGACGGCACGGAGGACAAGATCGAGGGCCTGAACGCCGGCGGCGACGACTACGTCACCAAGCCGTTCAGCCTGGACGAGATCGTCGCCAGGGCCCAGGCCATCCTCCGCCGCACGATGCAGGCCGACGAGGAGTCGATCATCCGCGCCGGCGAGCTCTCCATGGACCAGGACACGCACGACGTGCACGTCGGCAAGGAGCCGATCGACCTGAGCCCGACCGAGTTCAAGCTCCTCCGCTACCTCATGCTGAACCCGAACCGGGTGCTGTCGAAGGCGCAGATCCTCGACCACGTCTGGGAGTACGACTTCAACGGCGACGCCGGCATCGTCGAGAGCTACATCTCGTACCTGCGTCGCAAGATCGATCCGCACACGGAGGAGTCGCTGATCCAGACGAAGCGCGGCTTCGGGTACATGCTCAAGGTGGGCAAGACGGTCTGAGACCGTCGAGCCCGCACCCGCCGTCCCCGGACGGCATCGCCGCCGCACGAGGGAGGACCGCATGGCGCACAAGCCGGATGCGGTCACCGCGTGGTGGCGGCGGATCAGCCTCCGCGCCAAGGTCACCGGCGTCACGGTCGCCGTGCTCGCCCTCGGTCTCCTCGTCGCGGGGATCGGCACGGTGCCGCTGCTGCGCAACGCCCTCGTGGAGAACATCAATGCACAGCTCCCTGCACTGGTGACCAGCGACCTCGTCGACCGCTATTTCGACACGACGACGATCGACGGCGTCACCACCTATACGCCGAGAGACGAGAAGCCCCGTGACTTCTCCTTCGCGATCTACGATGCGGAGGGCGCCCTCCGCGCGACCGCACCCAGTGCCTCCGGCCGGGCTCCGGTCTTCCCCGCGGAGTACTCCCTGTCCGACGCCCAGGCGAACGAGGACCAGGTGCTCGCCCTCGAGGACACGGACGGCCGGGTCTACCACGCCGCCGCGGCCGTCGTGCAGCAGGAGGGTGACCCGCTGAGCATCCAGATGGTGGCGCTCCCCCTCGCCGAAGCCGACCGCATCATCAGCCAGTACTTCGGGATCTACATCACCATCGCCCTCATCACGATCCTTGTCGCGGCGCTGCTCACCCGCGGCCTGGTGACGCTGACGTTCCGGCGGCTCGGGCAGGTCGAGCAGACCGCCATGTCGATCGCCGCCGGCGACTTCCGACAGCGGCTCACGGATCTGGAGCCGACCACCGAGGTCGGGCGCCTGAACGCGGCCATCAACACGATGCTCGACCGGGTGGATCGCTCCCTGGCTCAGCGCGATCGCACCGTGCAGCACATGCGACGCTTCATCGGCGACGCCAGCCACGAGCTGCGCACTCCGCTCGTCAGCGTCCGTGGGTACGCCGAGCTGTACCGCATGGGCGCGATCAAGGGCGAGGAGGACACCGCCCGGGCGATGGAGCGCATCGAGAAGGAGGCGATCCGCATGGGCGTCCTCGTGGAGGACCTGCTGGCGCTCGCTCGTCTGGATGAGGAGCGCGAGCCGCAGATCGTTCCTCTCGACCTCCGTCCCATCGCCCGCGACGCCGCCTTGGACGTGCGCGCCGCCGCCCCCGGCCGGGTGATCTCCGTAATCGACCGCACGGTCGAGAACGTGCCCACGGCCCCCATCCGCACGCCTGTGGTGCCCATCACCCCGGAGCCCGCCCCCAAGACGCGCCCCCGGGCCACCCTCTCGCGGCTGCGCCGTCGTCCGCGGACGCCGGCGCAGCCTCCGGCCATCGATTTCACCGAGGTGGCGGACATCCCGGTCCGGACGCCGCCGATCGTGCTCGGCGAGGAGAACAAGGTCCGACAGGTCGTCACGAACCTCCTGGGCAACGCCCGCCGCTTCTCCCCCGAGGACAGCCCGATCGAGATCGTCGTGGACTCCGACCGCACGGCGGGCACCGCGAGCATCTCGATCGTCGACCATGGCGAGGGCGTGCCACCGCAGATCCGCGAGCAGATCTTCGAGCGGTTCTGGCGCGCCGACACGTCGCGGGCGCGCGAGACCGGCGGGTCCGGTCTGGGGCTCGCCATCGTCGCTTCGATCCTCAAGGCGCTCAATGGTGACATCGCGGTGTCGGAGAGCCCGGGAGGCGGCGCCACCTTCACCGTCACGCTCCCGCTCGCCCCCGCGCGCTCGACCCCGGAGCATCTCCTCGAGGACACGCAGCCGCTGGAGCGGCTCGACGACCTCCCGTAGGCACTCGCTCCTGCACCATCCACGGGCGAGGCGGGCTTCTCCCGGCTTCCGGAGCGGATGCGGGCTCGCCTCTTCGACGACGCTGCAGCCCCCGTAGCGTCGGAGCTTCTTCGAAGGGAGTTCCCATGACCGTCTTCACCGTCGACACCGACGCGGTCCACGCGGCGGAAGCCGCGACCCGCGCCACCATCGAGCGCCTGCGCACCGAATCCGCCACCCTCATGTCTCAGCTCAGGCAGCTGCAGACCGCATGGGTCGGCACCGCCGCGACGGCGTTCCAAGGCTGCGCCGAAGAGTGGCAGGGCGCTCAGCAGCACGTCGAGCTCGTCCTGGACGGGATCGGGACGTCGCTCGGCGCCGTGGCCACCCAGTACGCCGAAGCGGATCAGTACTCGGCGAGCCTCTTCCGCTGAGGGACGCAGAAAGCCCCCGGCCGGAGCCGGGGGCTTTCTGTGTGAGACGGGGTCTCTGAACCTCTCAGAGGATCAGAAGTCCATGCCGCCCGTGGGGTCACCCGCGGGAGCAGCAGCCTTCTCGGGCTTGTCGGCGACGACGGCCTCGGTCGTGAGGAACAGGCCGGCGATCGACGCGGCGTTCTGCAGCGCGGAACGCGTGACCTTCGCCGGGTCGATGATGCCCTGTGCGAACATGTCGCCGTACTCGCCGCTGGCGGCGTTCAGGCCCTGGCCCGCGGGGAGCTCGGAGACCTTGTTGGCGACGACACCCGGCTCGAGACCGGCGTTCAGCGCGATCTGCTTCAGCGGAGCCTCGATCGCGACGCGCACGATGTTCGCACCGGTCGCCTCGTCGCCCTCGAGCGAGAGCGCGTCGAGCGCCTTCGTGCCGGACTGGATGAGCGCGACGCCACCACCGGGGACGATGCCCTCCTCGACGGCGGCCTTCGCGTTGCGGACGGCGTCCTCGATGCGGTGCTTGCGCTCCTTGAGCTCGACCTCGGTCGCAGCGCCCGCCTTGATGACGGCCACGCCACCGGCGAGCTTCGCCAGACGCTCCTGCAGCTTCTCGCGGTCGTAGTCGCTGTCGGTGTTCTCGATCTCGCGACGGATCTGCGTGACGCGACCCTCGATCTGGTCGGCCTCGCCGGCACCCTCGACGATCGTGGTCTCGTCCTTGGTGACGATGACCTTGCGCGCACGACCCAGCAGGTCGAGCGTGGCGTTCTCGAGCTTCAGGCCCACCTCTTCGGTGATGACCTGGCCACCCGTGAGGATCGCGATGTCCTGCAGCTGCGCCTTGCGACGGTCGCCGAAGCCGGGAGCCTTGACGGCGACCGACTTGAAGATGCCCTTGAGCTTGTTCAGCACGAGGGTAGCGAGGGCCTCACCCTCGACGTCCTCGGCGATGATGACGAGTTCCTTGCCGTCCTGGATCACCTTGTCGACGATCGGCAGGAGGTCCTTGATGTTGGAGACCTTCTGGTTCGCGATGAGGATGTACGGGTCTTCGAAGACGGCTTCCTGGCGCTCCGGGTCCGTGACGAAGTACGGGTTCAGGTAGCCCTTGTCGAAGCGCATGCCCTCGGTGAGCTCGAGCTCGGTGCCGAAGGTCTGCGACTCCTCGACGGTGACGACACCCTCCTTGCCCACCTTGTCGATGGCCTCGGCGATGAGCTCGCCGATCGCGGGGTCGGCGGCGGAGATGGAGGCGGTCGCGGCGATCTGCTCCTTGGAGTCGATCTCCTTCGCCGTGCTCAGCAGCTCCTCGGTGATGGCGGCGACGGCCTTCTCGATGCCGCGCTTGAGGGAGATGGGGTCGGCACCGGCCGCGACGTTGCGCAGGCCTTCGCGGACCAGGGCCTGGGCGAGGACCGTGGCGGTCGTCGTGCCGTCACCGGCGACGTCGTCGGTCTTCTTGGCGACCTCCTTGACGAGCTCCGCGCCGATCTTCTCGTACGGGTCGTCCAGCTCGATCTCCTTGGCGATGGAGACACCGTCGTTCGTGATCGTGGGGGCGCCCCACTTCTTCTCGAGCACGACGTTGCGACCACGCGGGCCGAGGGTCACCTTGACCGCGTCGGCGAGGATGTTGAGGCCACGCTCGAGGCCGCGGCGGGCCTCCTCATCGAAGGCGATGATCTTTGCCATGAGTTTTGTCGTCCCTCCTGGACGTAGACGGTGGGTTTAGCACTCAGAGTGAGAGAGTGCTAACGCCATTCTGGCACTCGACACCATCGAGTGCAAGCCGCGTCGTCCGGGAGTCGGGCGACGGTCAGGGCGCGGGAGTCTCGGGCACCGATGCCGCCCGGTCGACGCCGATCACGATGGTGAGCTGCTTCTGCCCGTCCTCCGTCTGGCCGGCGTAGTAGTCGCTCTGCTGTACCTCGGCGCCGCCGATGACGCCGGCGAGGCCCTTCGCCGCCTCCTCGTCCTCGGCGCTGACGTAGTAGACGGTCGTGGTCTCGAAGTCGTCGCTGGCGCTGTCGCTGGCGAGCACGGTCGCCGCCGCCCACCCGGCGTTGATGAGGGTGTCGCGCATCTGTTCGTCCAGCCCGCTGTCGGGGGTCGCGTTGAGGATGAGCACCGAGTAGGTCGGGTCGATCACCCCGGTCTGCTCAGGCGTGGGAGCCGCGGACGACGTCGGCTCCGGAAAGAGGTCGATCCGTCCCATGACGACCAGAGCGCCGAAGATACCGGCGATGATGAGCACGAGAGCGGCGACGAACGACCACAGGAGCACGACCCAGCCGTTCATCCCCGGAGCTTCGGCGCGGTGTGCTCCCACACGTCCGGTGGAACGGGGAACCTCGTCGAAACGGTCACGGGGGGGCTTGGACACCCCTCGATGCTAGCGGCACGTCGCTGGCAAACCGTTCCACGACGAGCCCGACCCCGCAGGATCAGGTCATCCGGTGAACCCGGGGATCCGGGACGTGCGCCGGGCGCTTCTGGCGTCCCGCAGTCGACGCAGTCGGCGGACGAGGATCGGATCGAAGGCGAGGGCCGCCTCGGAGTCGATGAGACGGGCGAGCAGCTGATAGTAACGCGCCGCGCTCATGCCCAGTCGCGCACGGATCGCCTCCTCCTTCATACCGCCGTGGCGCGGCCAGGCGGCCTCCAGGGCGAGGATCGCGCGATCGCGTTCCGTGAGGTGGTCAGCGGACATGCCCTCAGATTAGGTCGTGGTCGACGGATCGCCCGCGCGCCACTCCCACCGAGCGCCGAGCGGGTCGGCAGCGGCCCGCACCCGCCCGTCGAGCGCGACGACGAAGCCGGGCCAGGCCTCCGCGACGATGGGTGGGTCCCAGACCCCGAGGAGAGCCGGCGGGTCGATCGTGACCCAGCGCGCGGGCAGCGCCGCGATCGTCTCGATCAGCGCCTCCCGCTGCTCCCGGGGGATGTGCACGAGAACCCCGGGGGTCGTGATCACCAGCGTGGCATCCGCCGGAGCGGCTCCTGCCAGCTCCTCCAGATGGGCGGCTGCGTCTCCGGCGACGAGAAGCGGCGGCTCGGCGGCCGCGATGTCGAGGGCGGCGGTGATGCGCTGCTCCCTCCCCACCTCTCCCGGCCACACGAGGGCCCGCAGCCAGCGCCGATCCTCTTCGTCGGCCGCGTCCAGCGGGGCGAGGTCGATCCCGGCGCGCCACACCACCTCTGGCATGCGCAGCGGGGGGAGGTCGCCGGTGACGGTGCTCTCCAGTACCACGGTGGAGGGACCGTCGAGGGGGTCGAGCGCGCGACGAACGGACCCGCCGTCGTCGATGAAACGGTACGAGTAGCGATCGGGATAGAGGCAGAGGCCGGCGGAGGCGCCGACCTCCAGCAGCGCGATCGGGCCCTCGATCTCGGAGAGCACCGGAAGCAGTGCCGCGGTGCGGAGGGGCTCGTTGGTCTGCAGAGCCCGCCTGGTGCATTCCTCGACGAGTCGAGTGGCATTGGTCAGGACGAAACGACGCCACTCCCGGTACGGACCGTGACCGGCGCCGAGCAGGCGGGACACGGCGAACACGAGCGGAGGCTGGCGACGGGTCGCGGGGATCCGCAGCAGCATCTCGCTGATCTCGTCGTCGGCGGCGACCCCGGCCGCCCACTCCGCGTACAGCGCGCTGCGCCCAGGAGCCTCCGTCGCCGCGAATCGGGCATAGCGCTCCTGCACGGCGTCGGTCATGCGTCCATTCTGACGCGAAGCGCCATCGACGCCCCCGCACGAGGGAGAATGGAGGGGACTCAGGAGGACACGATGCCCTACAGCGTGAACAAGACCGAAGACGAATGGCGCGACGAGCTCGGCGAAGAGCAGTACGCCGTGCTGCGCCAGGCGGCGACCGAGCGGGCGTGGACCGGTGAGCTGCTCGATGAGGAGCGCGCCGGCCTCTACACCTGCGGCGCCTGCGGAGCCGAACTGTTCAAGAGCGGCACGAAGTTCGATTCCGGCTGCGGCTGGCCGAGCTTCTACGAGTCGGTCCGGCCGGATGCGGTCGAGCTGCTCGAGGACGACAGTCTCGGCATGGTGCGCACGGAGGTCCGCTGCGCGACCTGCGGTTCGCACCTCGGCCACGTCTTCCCGGACGGCTTCGGCACCCCCACCGGTGACCGCTACTGCATGAACTCGATCGCGCTGAACTTCACGCCCGACGAGTCGTGAGCGCCCTCGACGCCGTCCGCGCACGGCAGTCCTGGTCGAAGGTCGGCGACACCGCTCCGGGGCGCGAGGAGCTGGTGACGCTCGTCGGCGCCGCCGGCCGCGTCGCCGACCATTCCTCGCTGCGTCCCTGGCGTCTGATCGAGCTCCGCGGCGCGGACCGCGAGGCGCTCGGTGCCGCGATCGCCGAGGCTCAGGGGGACGCGGAGCCGTCGACCAAGCCGCTGCGGGCTCCGCTCCTCATCGCGGTGGTCGCGAGCTACCGTCCGAGCGAGAAGGTCCCGCGCTGGGAGCAGGAGGCGGTGGCCTCCGGGGTCGCGCATGTGCTGAGCCTGCTGCTCGATGAGGCGGGGTGGGGCGTCATCTGGCGCACCGGACACTACACGCGCTCGGAGCCGGTCGCGCGCATGCACGGGCTGGGGCCGCACGAGGAGCTCCTCGGTTGGCTCTATGTCGGGGCGAAACCCGAGGGCAAGAGCCCGGGCCGCCGCAAGACCGTCGACGCCCGCGCGCTCCTGACCCGACCGCCGAAACTCTCTCCGGAGGCGCGGGCGGCTGCTGAGGCGGCCGCACAGGAGGCCGAGAAGCAGAAGGCCGAGAAGGCCGAGAAGAAGGCGCGCAAGAAGGCGAAGAAGAGGGAAAAGAAGAAAGCCAAGAAGGCCGCCAAGAAGAGCGGCTCCTAGAGCCGGCGGCGACGCCAGGGCACCGCGACGAGGACCGAGCCGACCGCGACGACCACCATCGCGACCACCTGCCACAGCGCCGGTCCCGCCTGCGCCGGCCAGAGCAGGTCGATCACGACCGACGTCACGAGCTGCCCGAGCACCGATCCCAGCCCCATGAGCAGCACGCCCGTGTGCGCGACGATGAACGCGCCGAGCAGGATGTAGCCCGCACCGAGGAAGCCGCCGAGGTAGAGCCAGGGCTCGGTCGGCAGCGCGGCCGGCCATCCCCGCACGGCGACGCTGGTGCCGGCGGCGACCGCGAGCACCAGCGTCCCGGCGATGAAGCTCATGAGTGTCGCGGCGATCGGCGACTGCACGCGCTGTGCCAGCCGCCCGTTGGTCGCCGCCTGCCAGGCGATACCGACGCCGGCGGCGAAGGGCAGCAGCAGCATCCACAGCGGGGCGGTCGCCAGCACGTCGCCCGAGAGGGAGATCCCCACCGCGGCGAGCGCGAGCACCCCGCCCATCACCCGACCGGGGGTCACGGCCACGACGCCGGCCGGCCCGAAGCCGATGCGGTCGAGGACGAGGCCGTGCAGCGTCTGCCCTGCCACGACACCCACCGTGAAGAGGGAGACGCCGAGGATGCCCGCCGTCAGCCCCTGGGTGGAGACGGTGAG includes:
- a CDS encoding response regulator transcription factor gives rise to the protein MTAARILVVDDEPNIRDLLSTGLSFAGFQVKTVANGAATISAVLEEEPDLIILDVMLPDMNGFSVTKRLRGAGFTAPILFLTAKDGTEDKIEGLNAGGDDYVTKPFSLDEIVARAQAILRRTMQADEESIIRAGELSMDQDTHDVHVGKEPIDLSPTEFKLLRYLMLNPNRVLSKAQILDHVWEYDFNGDAGIVESYISYLRRKIDPHTEESLIQTKRGFGYMLKVGKTV
- a CDS encoding CPBP family intramembrane glutamic endopeptidase translates to MSSIEDATVAPVSPSAPSSEVSARGVEYHRLALLRPRPRWWKPLLTGLLGIAFYLAILVLVIVPLVIVAALVPEWGAELQMLFRTTAYFQLDRPWLLVALVLPLILMIPALLLASRVVQGRGVGLLSSVAGRLRMDWLGRTLGLAFAVFVVYFAVVLGWSAALGDAVTPDFSHPGLLLMVVLLLVLIPFQAAAEEYVFRGYLMQLVGTWLRHPAFAILLPVPLFVLGHGYDIWGAASVGLFAVVAAWLTWRTGGLEAAIALHIVNNLMIFLLGSVAVVDANATSGTPVDLLGSAAAMLVFAVVADRWARRRGITRTASAVARGTHLLPPRMHG
- a CDS encoding helicase-associated domain-containing protein, with amino-acid sequence MSTHARPLADDLAAASDDELTALLSARGVRPDATWQDLFDAAEALLEPSSIGRVLPTLTVAEAAALVDAAKGGDAGAGRERLTALALLRPDGTPHPPVADAVAGRPRPAPLDETPAPAAEESAAAHAAERAFTTVGVLADILLLAREQPFALLMGGAVSAGQKRQLAEAGLAVESVDPLVALAVRAGLATPVERLLRTTPAAEEWLRSPAPARWGLLATTFRDTLPPGIRTATGGWLPPGQWPLAHPWDPAWPEEAARQLEAARLLGLIAEDGSEPPWSAPLRSGAAADPSPLSILLPAEVDRIFLQNDLTAIAPGPLQPALDVRLRTMARRESASQASSYRFTAESVAHAFAAGEDEASILEFLGGISLTGIPQPLGYLVAQTAQRHGLVRVSVDDETGRTRVESADAHLLEAMAVDQSLRPLGLAVHGGSLTTKVGQDTVYWALTDARYPATLVDRDGTVAVRTRHPAAVPDPPSDPDYGPLIARLRERQGPDADAAWLDRELEAAVRAKAVLRVTVGMPDGSTRDLLLEATGIGGGRLRGRDRAADVERTLPVSSIRAATVVPT
- a CDS encoding DNA repair helicase XPB; protein product: MSDGPLIVQSDRTVLLEVAHADAESARHELAIFAELERAPEHIHTYRITRLGLWNARAAGHTAEDMLETLDRWSRFPVPPSVAVDLRETVNRYGRLVIERDDEGVLILRSTDPAVLAQVANNKRIQPLLIGHPTPETFVVDAWARGQIKQELLKIGWPAEDLAGYTPGTPHEIELAEDGWTIRPYQQDAVDAFSKDGSGVVVLPCGAGKTIVGAGAMAATKTTTLILVTNTVSARQWRDELLKRTSLTPEEIGEYSGQAKEVKPVTIATYQILTAKRKGEYAHLALLDALDWGLIVYDEVHLLPAPVFKLTADLQARRRIGLTATLVREDGREGDVFSLIGPKRFDAPWKQIEAQGFISPAACFEVRVDLPPADRLEYAAATDDERYRLAASAPAKIDAVRELIAAHQGEQILVIGQYLDQLDALSQALDAPQITGSTPVEEREELYRAFREGDISLLVVSKVANFSIDLPEASVAIQVSGSFGSRQEEAQRLGRLLRPKQSGHTASFYTLVARDTIDQDYAQNRQRFLAEQGYSYTIMDAEAIAA
- a CDS encoding cold-shock protein yields the protein MPTGKVRFYDEDKGFGFIASDDGQDVFLHASAMPAGTAVKAGARVEFGVADGKRGLQALSVRVLEAPPSLAKAKRKPADDMAIIIEDLVKLLDGIGGDLRRGRYPSSSHGRKIAAVLRKVADDLEA